The Rhodothermaceae bacterium genome contains the following window.
GCACTGGCAGCAGAGCCACCAATCCCCGAGCCAATGGGAATGCCCTTCTTTATGTGTAAATGAAGCCCCCTCTTATCCCCGGCCTTCGTCATAACCAGATGGGCTGCACGTCCTGCCGTATTATTTCTGGCTTCCAGCGGAATAGGGGCCGAAGAGGTGATGGTGATTCCCGGCTTCGAGGAAAACTGGGCTTCGATAACGTCTCCCATTCCCTTGAGGCACAATCCCAATGTATCGAAACCCGGCCCCAGATTGGATAACGAAGCGGAACCAAAAACGCGAACGGTATGATTGTCTGAGTTACTCAAGTGTCAAGTATAGTATTGGTTTTATACGGATCAAAAGCAATGCCCTGTGATCAATTTACAGGTGATCTATCACGATTTAGAGAGCGTATTTTGCTTTCAGCTGCTTTACAATTTTCAATGTGTTTATGGGCACTGCTTCCTCTTCTGAGGCCAACCGGCGCAGGTCGTCCGGGGTATCTACATCGTACCACTTTGGCAGTTGAACGACGTTCGCCCCCGATTGATACGCTCGGGTTAAGGTTAACTCAAAAACATCTGGTCGGCTGTAAATCATATCGTCAAACAGGCCGTCAATAAATGGATTCATTCCCAAAAGATAATATCCTCCGTCTTCTGTGGGCCCGATACATATACTTGGCAAATCCGATAATGCATGAAATGCATCTTGGATGAAAGCGTCCGGCAACGTAGGATGGTCGGTCCCGATAATGACCATCTGCCGATATCCTGCTGCAGCTGTTTCCTGAAAAGCATGGCGCATACGTTCGCCCAGCTCCTTCCCGCATTGTTGTTTGATCACTGCCCCGTAAACGGGAATATCGGGAGGGATGCCATCTGACATGTACAGACGCACCGCCACATTGAGTGATGCGTACTGCTTCAGGCTGTCCACCAGAAACATCCGATATAAATCTGTTGCCTCCTGTGCAGAGATGAGTTTTGTCAGCCTGGACTTCACTTGGCCGGACTTGAGAGAACGGGCAAAGACAATCAGCGCCCTACCCTTCATGTTGCCTCTGCGCTTGCATTCTTTTGACAACCTTATGGATGCAGGCTACCGTCCTCTTGATATCCTCTTCTCCCGTCAAACGACCAAGTGAAAGCCGTAGTGATGCACGGGCGGTGGACGCGGGGATTCCCAATCCCAGTAGAACGTGACTCGGGGTGATCGCCCCACTGGTGCACGCGGAGCCGGCAGAAGCATACACGCCTTCCAGATCCATATTCAGAAGCAGCATTTCCCCATCCAAGGGTTTGCCATCTATCGGCTTAAATGCAACATTAAGGATGTGCGGGGCTGCATTCGCCGGTGTGTTCACGACCAATTGATCTCCGACCGCCGCCGCTAGCTGTGTCTGCAACTCCTGACGGAGTTTCGTGACGCGGGACGCATGTGCATCCCGATCATTTGCAATCAAATCCATTGCTGCTGTCATTCCAATCACTGCGGCTACATTTTCTGTGCCTCCTCGGCGCCCTCTTTCCTGTGAACCGCCAAAAATTTGTGGCATGAGTTGCACACGATCCCGAACATAAAGGATACCAATCCCTTTTGGGCCATACATTTTGTGGGCCGAAAGCGACATCATATCCACACCGAGTCGATTCACGTCGATGGGGAACCATGCAGCCGCCTGCGCCGCATCTGTGTGTAGAAAGAAATCATGCTCATCACGGAGGGCGGAGATTTCCTTTAGTGGAGTCACTGCACCGGTTTCGTTATTGACATACATCACAGAGACTAGGCGCGTGCTCGAGCCTAAAGATTTTGCAATGTCATCCGTGCTCAGGACACCGGTTTCTGGATTGGGTGCAAGGCGAGTAACCTGTACACCCGAGGATTCCAGTGTTTTGACCGGTTCCAGTACAGCTTTGTGCTCAATGCTTGATGTGATTAAATGCTCTCCCGCGCTCAGGAAATTGAATGCAAGGTTATTCGCCTCTGTGGCTCCACTAGTAAAAATGATTTCCTCCGGTTTTGCATGAAGATGTTCTGCGATTTTCTCCCGACTATTTTCGATGGCCCCTCGCGCAACTCTTCCCAGATGATGAACCGAGGATGCGTTGCCAAAGTTGGCCCCGAAATACGGTAGCATTGCTTCCAGGACAGCGGGATCCAGTGGAGTGGTCGCCGCATGATCCATATAGACTGGTGCAGGATTTTGGCCGTTCCCTTTCATACTTCGATCAGTCTGCAGATAAACCTGATATGCAACTCAATGAGCGACTATTTTCCCAAGAAGGACATCCGCCGGGTAAAAATTTTTGCAGTCAGGGTCAGTCGAATTGAAGAATTTATGTTAGTACAGCGAAATTCTTCAACCCTGCCGAGACTGCATCCATGTTCCTTGTACTACGAATTGGAAATTCGATTCATATGCAAGAAACTCATTCTTTAGGAGTATGGATTTCATGTGCACTCATTGGATTCTTTTATCGTTGAACAAAGTATAAGGGTGCCAACGCCCTGTCCTATAGAGTGAGCATTGAATGTAATGGATGCACTCTGAGATCTATCTCAGGAATCAACCTCCTAGATTGGGGAAATCAATGGACGCTCTGACCGTGCAATTCCGTTCAAGAAGGCGTAGACCTTTCTATGATCTCGCCGATCGATAAACTGACTGATTATGGATAAACTTGTCATTCAAGGAGGTCAGCCGCTTGGTGGCACACTCGCAATCAGTGCGTCCAAGAATACAGCATTGCCGCTGATGGCCGCTGCAATTCTGCCTCACGGAGTGACCCAATTGGACCGAATTCCTCATCTGCGTGACATTACTACTTTTTCTCATGTACTCCGAATTACGGGAGCTTCGGTAGAACGCAAAGGCCGTGGGCTCGAGATTGATGCAACCCGGATTGGATTCCCGGAGGCGCCATATGAATTGGTGAAGAAAATGCGAGCCTCTTTCTACATGTTGGGGGCATTGATCGGGCGCAGTCAACAGGCACGGGTTTCATTGCCTGGTGGATGTGCCTGGGGTCCCCGCCCTGTGAATCTACATCTCGAAGGCTTGAAGGCACTGGGAGCAGAGATTGACCTAGATGAGGGATATGTCGTGGCACGGGCCCCTCGCGGAGGCTTACCTGGGGGATCTTACCGGTTTGAACCGTCCAGTGTCGGCGCTACGGTCAACCTGCTTCTGGCGGCCAGCTTAGGTCGTGGTGGCAGTCGAATTGAAAATGCGGCGATTGAGCCAGATGTAGTCGTGTTCTGTGAAATGCTTCAGGCCATGGGAGCGAAACTGGAAGGGATTGGAACACGGACGATCGAAATTGAAGGAGTCCCGGAATTACAAGCCGTCAATTATAGTAATTGCCCTGACCGCATTGAGTTAGGTACCTTTATGATTGCTGCGGCAATCGCTGGCACGCCCGGTGAATCCATACGCCTGACCCATACCCGTCCAGATCATCTGGGAGAACAATTTCTGGATGCATTTCGAAGTACTGGAGCCGCCTACACCATTGAAGATGATTCGGTCATTGTAACACCACCCGAAAGCGTAAAACCTGTTTCCATTACAACTGCCATTTATCCTGGATTCCCGACGGATTTACAGGCCCAGTGGACAGTGCTTCTAGCCTGTGCAAATGGAACTGCAACGGTTACCGATCAAGTCTA
Protein-coding sequences here:
- a CDS encoding cysteine desulfurase; the encoded protein is MKGNGQNPAPVYMDHAATTPLDPAVLEAMLPYFGANFGNASSVHHLGRVARGAIENSREKIAEHLHAKPEEIIFTSGATEANNLAFNFLSAGEHLITSSIEHKAVLEPVKTLESSGVQVTRLAPNPETGVLSTDDIAKSLGSSTRLVSVMYVNNETGAVTPLKEISALRDEHDFFLHTDAAQAAAWFPIDVNRLGVDMMSLSAHKMYGPKGIGILYVRDRVQLMPQIFGGSQERGRRGGTENVAAVIGMTAAMDLIANDRDAHASRVTKLRQELQTQLAAAVGDQLVVNTPANAAPHILNVAFKPIDGKPLDGEMLLLNMDLEGVYASAGSACTSGAITPSHVLLGLGIPASTARASLRLSLGRLTGEEDIKRTVACIHKVVKRMQAQRQHEG
- a CDS encoding glycosyltransferase yields the protein MKGRALIVFARSLKSGQVKSRLTKLISAQEATDLYRMFLVDSLKQYASLNVAVRLYMSDGIPPDIPVYGAVIKQQCGKELGERMRHAFQETAAAGYRQMVIIGTDHPTLPDAFIQDAFHALSDLPSICIGPTEDGGYYLLGMNPFIDGLFDDMIYSRPDVFELTLTRAYQSGANVVQLPKWYDVDTPDDLRRLASEEEAVPINTLKIVKQLKAKYAL
- the murA gene encoding UDP-N-acetylglucosamine 1-carboxyvinyltransferase, with product MDKLVIQGGQPLGGTLAISASKNTALPLMAAAILPHGVTQLDRIPHLRDITTFSHVLRITGASVERKGRGLEIDATRIGFPEAPYELVKKMRASFYMLGALIGRSQQARVSLPGGCAWGPRPVNLHLEGLKALGAEIDLDEGYVVARAPRGGLPGGSYRFEPSSVGATVNLLLAASLGRGGSRIENAAIEPDVVVFCEMLQAMGAKLEGIGTRTIEIEGVPELQAVNYSNCPDRIELGTFMIAAAIAGTPGESIRLTHTRPDHLGEQFLDAFRSTGAAYTIEDDSVIVTPPESVKPVSITTAIYPGFPTDLQAQWTVLLACANGTATVTDQVYGDRFNHIPELARMGLEAFVHGNQVTVHGGRKLTGARVMSTDLRASVSLVLAGLVAKGTTHVGRIYHLDRGYEELESKLSQCGIDIRREQYDEFAAPNQG